A stretch of DNA from Desulfurella amilsii:
TTAGCAAGAGATAAAATTGGCCTTCTACGTATGGCATTTCAGAACCTGGCACTTTGGGCAGTTTTTCTAAAACTTCGGGGATGGTATATCCACGAAACCTAATACCTTCCGCTGGGTCCAGGTATGAAACATCTGTTACCAAAGACTTAATGCCTCTCATTCCACCAATAGCCTGCGAGATAGTAACCTCGTCAATTTTTACATTACCAAACTCTTTGAGAAGCTTAGTAGTGCGTGGTCTGTGCTGAGCAATTTTCTCAGCTAGCTTTTCCTTCAAAAAAGACATATAAAACCTCCTTACGTAAACTTTCTAACTAACAATTTACTCTAACTAAACTGTTTGTCAATATGACTCTATCCAAATTTGTATGCAACACCAAAACCGCCCCTTGGGTATCTCCAGGTAATATAATCGCAGGCAATCCTGCAAGTGCCACATTCTACACATGCATCGTAGTTTATAGATAATTTTTGCTCTTCTTCATCATAAGAATAAACGCTAGCTGGACAAACATAAGTGCAAGGCCTGCCTTGACACTTTTTGCAAGCCTCAGGATCGCTTACACCAAGATGAGAGCCTTCTTCGTCTACATTATAACCTATCAAGTATAATTTATCTTCTATCCTCATCCTAATTTCCTCCATAATGCAAACATATCTTTTGCCACATTCCAATAACCAAACTCTTTCTTTACTTTGTCTTTGATATTTTTAATCTTATCGGGTTTTGAAACACCATCTACATTGTAAATGCTGTACATTGAATCAATAATTAACTGCGGGTATTTTGTTAGTAAGTAGCGTTTTTCTTCAAGTAAATGAGGCAGGTTTCTATACATTTTAAGATCTTTTAACACAAAAGACCCTTCCATTTTGGTTTGGTATGCACTCAATACTTTTGCACTAAAATCGTTCTTATCTCTTGCTTCCAAGTAGGTACGTGCAGCGAGTTTACCAGATTCAATTGCAAGGTTTGAGCCTTCTCTGTGTACACTGTTTACAAGCATAGCAGCATCGCCAACTGCCATAAATCCGTCTGTGTAGAGTTTTGGCACAGTATAATAGCCGCCTTCTGGTATCATGTGAGCCAAGTATTCTTTTGTTTCACCACCTGCAATTAACGGTGCAATTGCTGGATGTGCTTTGAATTTTTCAATCAAATCATTTGGGTTTACTTTGTGTTCAATTAAATCCTCAATTATAGTACCTACACCTACAGATAATGAATTCTTATTTGTGTAAATAAAACCCATAGACTCCATACCTTCAAAAAATGGTCCTGTAATTTCGATTGTAACGCCCTCTGAATCACTTGATACGCCAAACCTGTCATTAATCACATTTTCCGGCAAACCGATAATTTCTTTTACGGCTACTGCCACTTTATTTGGAGTGATTTTTTCTCTAAGACCTAAAGATTTTGCCAGAAACGAGTTTACACCGTCAGCTGCTATAACACAATCGCAGTACAAATCACCATCTGGCCTATCGGTTCTAATACCAATAACTTTACCATTTTCAATAATTGGGTCTTTTACTACTGTTTCATTTATGATTAATGCGCCAGCTTCTTGGACTTTCTGAGCAAACCACTTATCAAATTTAGCTCTAAATACGCTAAAGCAATTGTATGGTTCTTTATCAAATTTTTCGCTTTTAATGCCCGTAGAAAAGACGGAATCCTCTGAGATAAACCACATCTTTTGCTCGATTATGTGCCTTTCTAGGGGGGCTTCTTTGTAAAATTCTGGGATTAAATCATCTAAAGCTTTTCTATAAAAAATACCACCCATCACGTTTTTTGCACCAGGAAATGTGCCGCGCTCAATAATCGCAACATTAACCTTTGCTTTAGCTAGCACATACCCTGCGGCCAATCCAGCTGGCCCAGCACCCACTATAACAACATCAAAATCCTTTTTTCTCATATCTTCACTCCCTATTTAACCAACTTTTGTTTAAACATTTCTGCCATTTTTGGTAATATCTGCAAACAATCACCAACAATTCCATATGTAGCCACTTCAAATATTGGTGCTTGAGGATCTGTATTTATTGCAATTATGATATCCGAGGATTTCATACCCGCTACGTGCTGCACAGCACCAGAAATGCCTGCTGCAATATAAATTTTTGGGTGAACCGTCTGACCAGTCTGACCAACCTGTCTTGATTGTGGTGCCCAACCAGCCTGAACCACTTTACGCGACACAGCCCAAGTACCACTTAGTACATTTGCTAAATCTTCAAGTAATTTCAGGTTTTCTTTTTTACCCATACCCTTACCACCAGAAACTATTACCTCGTAAAAACTCAAGTTTACTTTTTCTTCGCCTGTTTGAACTTTTTCAATGATTTTTTTGACTACCTGATCTTCTGTAATGTCGTATTTGTCTTTTATTACTTCTGGCGTCGTTTGGTTTTTCACAGCTTTAAAAACACCAGGCCTTACTGTGGACATCTGGGGCCTGTTGTCAGGGCAAAATATTGTAGCCATCAAATTACCGCCAAATGTAGGACGTGTCATTAAAAGATTTTTATTCGATGGATCAATATCTAGAGCTGTAGTGTCAGCAGTTAAACCAGCGGATAGCTTTGTTGCAACTGTACCTGCTAAATCTCTACCAAGTGTAGTAGCCCCAATTAAAGCCACTTCTGGCTTATACTTATCAATTAAATATACTATTGCATTTCTCCAAGGTTCTGTCCTGTATTCTTTTAACACAGAATTTTCGATTATATAAAATTTTTTCGCACCATATTCACCGACTTCTTTTGCAAAATGCTCAACCTTATCACCAACGGTAAATGCACATACCTCGCAATTAAGGTCTTTTGCAAGTTCTGCGCCTTTACTTAATAACTCAAGAGAAACTCTCTCAATTTTACCATCATTGTGTTCTATAAAAACCCACACATTTTTATACTGTTTAATATCTTGCTTAATCATCTATCCACCCCTTAAACCCTTCCCAACTGCTTAAGCATTGGTTCTATTTTTTCATAAACTGCACTTATAATCTCATCTAAGCTACCCTCGATCATCTCTCCACGCTCTCTCTTTGGTGGTGTAAATGCTTTTTTAACTTTTGTTGGTGAGTTTTTTAAACCACACTGAGAAGCATCTATTGTAGTGTTACTAGAGTTAAGCAAAACGACAGGAGTTTTAGCAGCTTTTATAAGGTATGAAAGTGGGGCAAATCTTATATGATTGAGCGTTTCTTCTGTTGTAATCATGCACGGCATCGGTACCTCAATAGTTTCAGTGCCGCCTTCCAAAAGCCTTACGATTTTGATTTTTTTTGCTGATGGATCAACTTCCTTTACCTCAACAGCATATGTAACCAAAGGAACATCCAAACGCGTTGCTATACCTGGGCCAGTTTGTGCTGTATCGCCATCGATCGCCTGCTTTCCTGCCCAAAATATATCAACCGGACCAATTTCTTGTATAACCTTTTGCGCGCCTGCCCATAATGCATAGCTTGTCGCTAAGGTATCGGATCCTGCAAATACCCTATCGCTTAACAAAAACACATTATCTGCACCCATAGCAAGAGCTTTTTTTAAAGCCTCATCTGCCATAGGAGGGCCCATACACAAAACTGATACACTACCACCAAATTTGTCCTTTATCTGGACTGCTGCTTCAATAGCATGCGTGTCAAAAGGGTTTATAATAGCTGGAACACCTTCTCTTATGAGAGTTCCAGTTTCATAATCAACCCTTACTTGAGCCGCATCTGGAACTTGCTTAATGAAAACTAATGAATGCACTCAAAACCTCCTTTTTGATTTTCCAATATAGTTATCTCATTTTTATACAAAAATAAAAATATGTCAAGCACAAAGTAGAACATTAAACAACTTTTGTAAATTTTACACCAATATCAGAGGGTTTTGCAAAATACAACCATGAAGTAACTATTGAATCAACGCCTGTTTTTACATAATCTAGGATATTTTTATCATTAATGCCACCCGCTACGGCTATTTTAATATTATTATTAATATTTCTCAAGTGTATCACGGCTTGCCTTGTTTGTTCTACATCAAACTTGTCTAACTGCAAAAAATCAATACCTACCCTTGCAAGCTTGACTGCCTCATCTAAATTTTCTACCTCAACACAAACCATTTTATCGTAAGCAGAACGTTTGATTTCATCAATTTTGCTAATTAACTTATCAAATCCACCCATAAACATTATGTGCTCTTTAAATATTAAAATTGTTTCAGACAAACCTAATCTGTGCACATTTGCGCCGCCACTTAAGATAGCCTTTATCACAAGTTTTTTTGCAAATGGAAAGGCTTTGCGGGTTGTGGCAATTCTTATATTTGGGTTAATGCTTTTAGCTAAATCAACAAAATTTTTTGTCTTAGTGGCTAATCCACAAGCATGCTCCAATAAGTTAGAACAGATCCTGTAGCTTTTTTGTACATTTTTGAAATCTCCACTTGCTTTTAACAAAAAATCGCCCTTTTTAAGTAAAGCTCCAGAAGGCACAAACCCTCTTACCAAGATATCAAAACACTCAAGCACTCTTTTTGCTTCTTCGGTTGCACAAACCACTAAGTCTTGCCTTGCTATAAACTCTGCTTCGCAATTTCCATCCAAACCTAAAACATCTGTAGTTAAATCACTATAGGGTATATCGTCATTTATTAGTCTTTCTATATCATCCTGCAAAAAGTACATTTACTCTCCTTTTTAGGTTTCAAAACCATAGACTTTTAGAATCTTTTTTACCTTTTCTGGTTTTACAAACTCTAAATGTTTGTAAGCCTCGCTTTTGTTTTGTGAGCTATCTAGTATTACCACTGCTTGCTCTATTGGTAAGTAGAGTTTTTTACGGCGTATCATATCCAAATTCTCTAAAGATTTTTTTTGCCTGACTTGATTTCATAAACTCTAAGTATTTTTTAGCCAATGCTTGATCTTTTGAGGATTTTAATATAACCATTGCTTGTTTAATAGGCTTATATAAATTTTGATCAATGTCGCAATAATGACCGCTATTAGATTTAATTACTAACGCAAGCGGTATAAATGCTATTTGGGCATTACCTGTCTGGGCAAATTGTTGGGCCTGCTGCACATCATTTGCAAATACAATATTTTTCTCCACTTTATCATAAATATGTGCTGTTTT
This window harbors:
- a CDS encoding ferredoxin family protein; the encoded protein is MRIEDKLYLIGYNVDEEGSHLGVSDPEACKKCQGRPCTYVCPASVYSYDEEEQKLSINYDACVECGTCRIACDYITWRYPRGGFGVAYKFG
- a CDS encoding FAD-dependent oxidoreductase codes for the protein MRKKDFDVVIVGAGPAGLAAGYVLAKAKVNVAIIERGTFPGAKNVMGGIFYRKALDDLIPEFYKEAPLERHIIEQKMWFISEDSVFSTGIKSEKFDKEPYNCFSVFRAKFDKWFAQKVQEAGALIINETVVKDPIIENGKVIGIRTDRPDGDLYCDCVIAADGVNSFLAKSLGLREKITPNKVAVAVKEIIGLPENVINDRFGVSSDSEGVTIEITGPFFEGMESMGFIYTNKNSLSVGVGTIIEDLIEHKVNPNDLIEKFKAHPAIAPLIAGGETKEYLAHMIPEGGYYTVPKLYTDGFMAVGDAAMLVNSVHREGSNLAIESGKLAARTYLEARDKNDFSAKVLSAYQTKMEGSFVLKDLKMYRNLPHLLEEKRYLLTKYPQLIIDSMYSIYNVDGVSKPDKIKNIKDKVKKEFGYWNVAKDMFALWRKLG
- a CDS encoding electron transfer flavoprotein subunit alpha/FixB family protein → MIKQDIKQYKNVWVFIEHNDGKIERVSLELLSKGAELAKDLNCEVCAFTVGDKVEHFAKEVGEYGAKKFYIIENSVLKEYRTEPWRNAIVYLIDKYKPEVALIGATTLGRDLAGTVATKLSAGLTADTTALDIDPSNKNLLMTRPTFGGNLMATIFCPDNRPQMSTVRPGVFKAVKNQTTPEVIKDKYDITEDQVVKKIIEKVQTGEEKVNLSFYEVIVSGGKGMGKKENLKLLEDLANVLSGTWAVSRKVVQAGWAPQSRQVGQTGQTVHPKIYIAAGISGAVQHVAGMKSSDIIIAINTDPQAPIFEVATYGIVGDCLQILPKMAEMFKQKLVK
- a CDS encoding electron transfer flavoprotein subunit beta/FixA family protein — its product is MHSLVFIKQVPDAAQVRVDYETGTLIREGVPAIINPFDTHAIEAAVQIKDKFGGSVSVLCMGPPMADEALKKALAMGADNVFLLSDRVFAGSDTLATSYALWAGAQKVIQEIGPVDIFWAGKQAIDGDTAQTGPGIATRLDVPLVTYAVEVKEVDPSAKKIKIVRLLEGGTETIEVPMPCMITTEETLNHIRFAPLSYLIKAAKTPVVLLNSSNTTIDASQCGLKNSPTKVKKAFTPPKRERGEMIEGSLDEIISAVYEKIEPMLKQLGRV
- the modD gene encoding ModD protein, with translation MYFLQDDIERLINDDIPYSDLTTDVLGLDGNCEAEFIARQDLVVCATEEAKRVLECFDILVRGFVPSGALLKKGDFLLKASGDFKNVQKSYRICSNLLEHACGLATKTKNFVDLAKSINPNIRIATTRKAFPFAKKLVIKAILSGGANVHRLGLSETILIFKEHIMFMGGFDKLISKIDEIKRSAYDKMVCVEVENLDEAVKLARVGIDFLQLDKFDVEQTRQAVIHLRNINNNIKIAVAGGINDKNILDYVKTGVDSIVTSWLYFAKPSDIGVKFTKVV